The genomic segment tcaaaccaaaATTTTATAATGGCACtgtcctctgttttgttttgtcccaggTGTCCATCCTGTTGGCCATAGAGCTAATCTGGAATCTCTGTGAAGTGCTTTTCATCGACGCTGCTCCTGGTAAGAGTTTGACTTTGTGCTCAATATCTCCTCCTTATTCTTTGTGATACATGTTTTTATAATTGTGcaatattatgaaaatgattttgaaaatgatttacaACAACCAAATCAGCAGAGTGTCTGTGTCCGTAGCGGGTTCCCTGTTGCTCCACCTCCTGGACTGGGTGAGGTTACACAAGGCTGATGTGGACGAGAAGGCCAGGGATGTGCTGCAGAGTGAGAGCCCCGCTGAGCACCATGACTACTGGGATGTGGTGGGtgcagcacatacacacatacatgtctCTTAAACTTGCTGTACAAATGTACCTATTCCTGCCTTTAAATAATTGTTGCAGGGTGTGGTGATGTGATTTTGAGTTGTTTCTTTACTTGGGCCACCTGACAGACAAATCTCCCcctcatttgtattttttcagatGCAGAAGTTCAGTGTGAAATCTCagttatcacatttttttttatttctgcgcTGTGCAGGTGATGAGTTATGTGCTGCAGGGCCGGTTGGACGAAGCCAGACAGATGCTGATGAAGCAGGCAAACCTACAGCCTGCTGCCAGAAACATTTACAAGCTGATGGACACTCTGCTCAGCAAGATGCCTTTCTACAATGTAAGACTAAGTTTTATCGGTTTATCTTATTGTGCAGCTTCCTTTGCACaatgatatttcattttgtttcatactCTTGGCACCCAGAATTACTTCACTCGTGGTTTGATCTCAGTTGTAAAGAATTATAATGTTAATTTGTTAAGGTGCACCATTTCACCTGAACTTTCTATGACAATCCCTCAGCCTGGTGGCAACCAGACGTTAACAGAATTTGACGTGAAGTGGAGACACTGGCACGAGGAGGTGGACCGCTGCCTGCAGGACAGCTCGTTCGCCAGCAACAAACACCTGGAGATCATCTGCAAGGTCAGTGACCCTGTGGCTTGAGTAGCCCTTTATGTTGTCCAGCTACTTCTTACATGTATACTTGACCATAAACTGCAGTTAtaactgaacattataacctccatgaaggggggggggggggcattagtTTAAGCTAGGTTTAATGATAAACTGGAaacagatataaatatatatacctTTAGTAAACTGTATAGGCTATTTGAGGTGCCATTGTCTGCTGTATTGCACTGTACTGTGTCGCATTTCATTCTTTTAAAGGGATTTCAAagtttttaaatcttaaaacacCACCTTccatatgtgttttttttgtttaatcctAGATCTTGGTGGGGGACGAGGACACTTTGCTTGCACACAAGGACCTGCTAAGCACCTGGTACCACTTCCTGGTCACAAGACTGCTGTTCTGCCACCCCACAGTCAAGCCCACTGAGTTACATTACTATGCACAGGTATGCTACAGTGACTGCTGATGTTCGAGTGAGCATTCAAACTCTCTGCTGCCACATCCTtgttatttattgtgtgtgtgtgtgtgtgtgtctgtgcgtgtgcatgctgCAGTCATGCCTGACCATGTTTCTGGACTCGAGGAGCGTCCCAGAGCCCCTGGACAGCATTTTACTGGCTGCCTTTGAGTTTGACATCCATCAGGTCATCAAGGACTGCAGGTAGGACCTAGGATTTATTACAGGGTCCAAACTTTTGTACATGCCACCAttaataaatttgtttttttgttaataaaatGAGTAAAGTAAGTCACTTTGCACTAATATTTGGAGACAGACCTTTTTTGGGTTTGCTGCAGGGGATGTATTTACTCTTttctcttaaaaaaatcaacaaacaatGTAATTTGCCCATATGTTCCTTCAGCCTGTGGTGTTTAACCCACAACAAAATTTCTCCACCGTGTGTCCCTTCAGCATTGCTCTCAACAACTGGTGGTTTGTGGCCCATTTGACAGATCTACTGGATCATTGCAAACTCCTGCAGTCTCACAATCTACAGTAAGCACTCTGTTTGGCTGCATCTGCACTTAAATACACTTTATTCATTGAACGTTAACCATatctttcttgtgtgtgtgtgtgtgtgtgtgtgtgtgtgtgtgtgtgtgtgtgtgtgtgtgtgtgtgtgtgtgtgtgtgtgtgtgcgtgtgcgtgtgtgcgtgcgtgtgcgtgcagctTCGGCTCCAACTTGAGAGAGTTTCTCCTGTTAGAATATGCGTCTGGCCTCTTCACTCATCACAGGTATGGTTATCTATGGGTCAGAATGATGATTACTTTCACAAGTTATATGTTTTTCTGATTAATCAGTCATTTGCTCTGTAATCAACTCAAGTCATCATTTCAACGCCCTAAACATGGAACGTGGGTCAGCGGCATCAGCAGATATTACGATTACCTtatgctgtttttgtgtgtgtcttgaagTCTTTGGCAGTTAGCTGTGGACTACTTCGACAACTGTCCAGAGTTCGGCCGTGTCTACCTGGAGCTGCAGATTGAGCGTGTTCCTTTAGACACAGAGCGCAAAGCCCTCAAGGTGCTCAGGATATGTGAGCAGAGGCAGATGTCAGAGCAAGGTAGCACCCTCtttctctgcccctctctcactctctgtccacCTGTGTCacgaaaaaatacataaacggTCTCCAATGCAGTCGGGACTTTCAACTttcaatgttttgtcttttttcagtgCGGAGTATCTGTAAGGTCATGGCTATGCGAGCTCTGAGGAACAACAGACTGGGCTCGGCTCTCTCCTGGAGCATCAGGGCCAAGGATGCAGCCTTTGCCACTCTCATTTCTGAGAGGTCCGTTCCTTTAACAACACACTTATTCTTCACTGAGTAATCGTGCTGGAACCTTGAGTAGAATAATTTTCGAAGAACGCCAGCAGTGAAAAACTGAAGcggtgaaatgtgaaatgtgtgtgtttgtgtgtgtgtgtgtgcacgcgccaGGTTCCTCCAGGATTACTGTGCTCGAGGGACGTTCTCTGATCTGGACCTGATAGACAACTTGGGCCCGGCAATGCTGCTCAGTGACAGGCTCACTTTCCTTGGTGTGTAGAAGGAACGCATACACATGCACAATAC from the Scophthalmus maximus strain ysfricsl-2021 chromosome 17, ASM2237912v1, whole genome shotgun sequence genome contains:
- the nup85 gene encoding nuclear pore complex protein Nup85; amino-acid sequence: MEEVDVEPVITNIPAASHGKHLGFAWGPGDILLFETLYKASGSAGSGCAFIHEVRKDEDIYSPILRKLFNESHHIFVGLQTIREDLPSKNKKPQFVSISKNYRSVIRACMEELQQVAVSTKDAQVAMQYGNQVSILLAIELIWNLCEVLFIDAAPAGSLLLHLLDWVRLHKADVDEKARDVLQSESPAEHHDYWDVVMSYVLQGRLDEARQMLMKQANLQPAARNIYKLMDTLLSKMPFYNPGGNQTLTEFDVKWRHWHEEVDRCLQDSSFASNKHLEIICKILVGDEDTLLAHKDLLSTWYHFLVTRLLFCHPTVKPTELHYYAQSCLTMFLDSRSVPEPLDSILLAAFEFDIHQVIKDCSIALNNWWFVAHLTDLLDHCKLLQSHNLHFGSNLREFLLLEYASGLFTHHSLWQLAVDYFDNCPEFGRVYLELQIERVPLDTERKALKVLRICEQRQMSEQVRSICKVMAMRALRNNRLGSALSWSIRAKDAAFATLISERFLQDYCARGTFSDLDLIDNLGPAMLLSDRLTFLGKYREFHKLYGEKRFGEAAKLLLSLMTAKIAPRSFWMTLLTDALPLLEQKEVIFSANQTYELMFCLEELTSTLDISTPGGDRPMQEEDLELTKVELLRLALARNLAMAIVKEGTVET